The nucleotide window aacgaATATTGTATTGACAGGGTAATTGTACCGCAGTGTCATGATGGACATTCACCTTTCATGGCCTTTGCACCCTCGAACACGCGACgtgttcaataaaatatttatactatgatTTCTTTGTAAGTTTTCGTAAATATGTTTCTAAGAATGTGCTAAACGGTTCATAAGGGTTCATACGAAATCGATTTTATAGCCAATAATTGTGATAAAAGTATATGCCTATAACCTCTTTTGTTAGTTCTTTTCGTCGGTAACGTTTTACTTTGAAACGTTTCAAAACAAGTTTCAGTCTTAGATAAAGCTTtatagttttacttttaatttatataacaaatgagattagtattaaaaaaatattataatattttaattatattattacaaaaaaaaaccatttactATTAGttcgtgtaaaaatattttaagtactgtgtcgttgtaaataaaacaaaatttaaataatttatataattataatcacttaaaagattacaaagtttaaaattatcttaaaactaAACACGTACAACTATTAAATGCAATCTTAATAATCTCAAAGGAACTtagaataaactaaaatatatgttattgccGAAAAAGCTTTGTGACGTCACGTCAGCTTGATTGACAAGAACCATTGTTTGCTTCGTATTATGAACATTTCtaaacattttgatattttaataaaattcgcgAAAAAAacgttatagaaaaataatcataatattagcaAACATTTAGAATCCTTTACCAAAagtcacatttatttatatcgaatataaatttaatataaattatacaaaatacccttaataataaattttaaatgtcggCTGTATAGTGACATAAcgttttgtcttcttctttcgtataTCAAAATATCGATGACAGAAGGAGTCAAATATATATCCGCTCTACATTTAttagtaagttttatataaaatatttattattacctaataattattaaaaaaaaaatgcttttaatgGCAAGTATTTATCATCTATTTGAGCATGTGATATTGGCAATGTAACTTTAATCAgctaaactgaaataaaaaaaaaaaatcttacaaaatGCAGCAGAGagtattaactttattaaattgaatcataTCCTACCTTATAAGTAGTATTGGTTTTTCATTAGCTCTTTATTTCAAGAGGCATTTATATGTTTGCATTATTTTTCGAAACATTAATTTTCAACTAAAGTTCGGCTGATGAGAGAATGCATTCCTGGTAGGTCCATGATCGAATGGACACATCCTCTTTACACTtagtatgaaaaaaattatcatagaaatattattatagtttgtttgcccaactaagaaataataataaaaaaaataacacaacattttttttttaaatccatacTGAGACCGATAAGACGTTAGGAAATCTATCTCTCAGccgaaattcaaattattcttatttaaaaaaatactgatacttgaatataataattttaatttgataaatcgaaataaaaaaattgaacctAAAAGCCTCTTCATACATAATagtgaaattaatatatcaaaCTACATAATACATTTGTACATTACAGATATAAGTCATAATCAAGTCCGTTTCCACCGCTGAGGTAGTCGTACAAGTACACAGCCATTTCGTCGAGCGCTTCAAGTCTTGGGTCGTTCAGGGGTTCCTCTCGGATTGATCTGGCTGACCTAGGTAAAGACCTGTGGGTTTATTATGAAATACACTCACTTGCATTGGCGTAGGTAGGTAGAAACATGGATGCCCAAACAGTAAACAatcctaaattattttatccaaatattgaatcaaacattttattaatttatcacgaGTTTTAGTcgtaaaaatacaatacaatgctTTAATGGTGTAcgccattatatatttttgtttctagtAATtagatttgttttgttaattgcGTACCAACTACACTGGAGgcaaggctttgtgcaagctcgtctggatagttACCACCtactcatgagatattctatcatgcaaaacagcagtacttggtgttgttgtgttccgattttaaGAGTGGTAAGCCAGAGTAATCTGTTATTACTATTTaccgcacaagggacataacattttagttcccaaggttggtggtgcattggcgatgtaagcgatggttaacatttcttaaaacgccaatgtctatgggcgttgatgaccactttccatcagttggcccaaacgctcgtccacctatcgatcctaaaaaaaaactagtaatacttaaaattgcatgactatataataataataggaaaacTAGGAGACCTTAGTAATCTCATCATCAAGATCTCCTACAAATTCAAGTCTTTTTTTTCGTGCAGATTTTTTATGTACTATCacgtaattgttttaaattaagaatacttACCTAAAGTCACCGTCCGTATCCAATTCGTCTTCGCTTGTGAAACGTTCTCGAATGTCTTTCATGATGCAAGCTTCTAGCTTTTTGTGCtgtcaaaaacatatttaggTTTTTTATCTTAGTAATATAACTATACGAACATGTCTTACAAAGACCACTTCGTTGGTTCAGTGGCTAACTTTTATGACTGCAGTTAAATATTGGTGCAGTCAGGGTCGTACCCTTTAAATAGATAATGTAccaccaaacaacaatatttagttttgttgtattctggtttgatgGGTAAGTAAGCAATTgtaacaggtacaagggacatgacatcttagtttccaagctctgtggtgcattgacgatgtaaggaatgataatattttacacaGTGTCAATGTCTGCGGGTGTTGGGCTATTTGATATAACTGTCTCAAGATTATGTGAAATTATCCCTTGCCATTGGATTATGGGAGCGATggacagagagtgcacctgtgtttgcgcatacacttgtgttttataatatttcctgtgtaGTTGAATAGTCTCGTTTACATTAGTTGGCTTTGAAGGTTTAGTGACCAAGTATAGTATAGGTCAAGACAAAGGGAAcagaatatacaattaaaatattatataaaaatagtatattaaaacaTACCTTATAACAGCGGAAGAAAAACATAGGCTTAATAAGTTCTTGGGACAATGGAGCTACGTCCCGCTTGATATCTGGCACACATTGCTGAAAATACAATTAATCAATCTTTAATTTCAGAGATAGAATCCAAATCATAGAAATTTGAATACCAAATTACAGAATAAAGATACACACGTGCATGAGGATCTTACGCTAGGAATGTGTTTTATAATACAAgcgattgcctcgttggtcgagTGTCTAGATAAAAGGCCGCAGGTCCAAGATaaaagttattcggtttttgTGCCGAAGTTTCTCAGTTTAGCAGCctagagtctggaagttggaagtgtatcgattcccgtgcctcggaaaactcGTAAAgccacctgaactctttccggtcgtatcggattgctgtctcatcggattatgagagtgagggaataaagagtgcacctgtgcttgcgcacagacttgtgcactgtaatatgtcctgcgcaattggcttaTCTCTCCTAAGAGTGGCCGCCGTAgcagaaatcggtcaggagaggATGTAAATGTTCCACGGTTGAGCTTAAGCCTCCTCCCCCGAGAGGAGGAGAGAAGCGTACTTTTAGAAGATTTAATGAAACTCAATTAAATGTGACGTGCTTCTCAAATAcctataattttatagaatatcgAAAGACTACGGTTGTGTAACGaagtaataaatgaatgaaacCAATTAATTTTTTGAACATCACTCGATAAGCTTATAACAAtgctatttaataaagtaacccttcatgtttatataataatattaaaatatatataaatgtttatatttctgaAAAATACACGGGAGCGAAGATATATTTACCGAGAATTTCTGACAGAACTGAAGGCCATCTTGTATGTCTCCCTTGAGTTCGCTGGACACGGGCAGGTTGGCAATGCGTTGTGTGATCTGTTCATAGTTCGGCTCGAGGTTGTGGTCGATGTATCCAAGTTCTTGCATAACGCATGTTATGTTACGAACTCGACCAGCGTTCGGACCGCGTGATACTATCTCAAGACGGTCGCGAAGGTCCAAATCTCTCTGGAAGAAGAAAATATCTAATATCATTGTCTCATATTTTACTGGTGCTAgagcattgtgcaagctcgtctgggtaggtaccaccaactcatcagatattctaccacaaaacagcagtactcggtattgtggtgttccggtttaaagggtgagtgagccagtgtaattacaggcacaagggacataacatctcagttcccaaggttggtggcgcattggtgatgtaagcgatggttaacatttcttacaatgccaatgtctatgggcgttggtgactaattaccatcaggttgctcattagctcgtccgccttcctattctataaaaaaaatattgtgcatATTTTGATGATGATAATTCCTTATCAAGGAAGTTAAATGAAAAATTGGACTAGATCCTTGCATGGTtggcaatttattaaatttgaaattgtcTTAAATGAATTTGAAAGATACATCtgatgaagtaaataataataaaacttatttataaaatactaattttttatagaaatataatcgTAATAGATGAATCAATTGAAAGAGATTGATTAATTATCCTGATTATAAAAACGTtatgttatgtgtttttttCTCACTACAtcttttgtcttgtttatttaactattcacTATTTACTTCTTAGATATGACAGACTTATCACGCATAGACTCTATTTCCTCATCTCtaataaagatattaagatGAAACTATAGACAATTTAAGTAAAGACTTGATAAAGCCATCGCTTGCTGTAAGTagtaagttaaaaaaagtagtaagtaagtaagtaataagGATACTATTATATGTAGAATTAATGCTTCCAGtaatcatttaatattgttataatctttctatgtaatttatgtttcagtttctatatattatgtatgtataaatgagatatttcaatattttttttaattaattaaaaaaaaattgtcgttttctaatttaaaaagactttcgaattttgaaaaatatgttaataaatagtaaaaactaTTTCTTACCGACACCCTGCTGTTTCCAAAGTAAGGCTGCTGGTATAATCCGTGTGGATACTGCTGTTGCTGCTGCTGCTGGTACGCGTAAGGGTTGTACTGCATTCCAGGGTAAAACATGGGGTTGTACGGGAACTGATAGTAGGGCTGTGCGAACGGTCGGAACTGTCCTGGCATCATGTAGGGCGATGGTGGTTGGAAGGTtggctattaaatttaaaaaaatacatcagaTAAACTAAGCTAGATAT belongs to Nymphalis io chromosome 2, ilAglIoxx1.1, whole genome shotgun sequence and includes:
- the LOC126773413 gene encoding uncharacterized protein LOC126773413 encodes the protein MVQRIFLLCLLSLVARALASSDDKFIKKYAMMKIYESCFGPEVVKQIRKEMKDAYAKCSSPPSFDEPPNPHNIPSILLGKLPPGFTMDPSTQTITKPTDGAIHGHENDLSHDQLQPHKVTPLANILPFRQGPTFQPPSPYMMPGQFRPFAQPYYQFPYNPMFYPGMQYNPYAYQQQQQQQYPHGLYQQPYFGNSRVSRDLDLRDRLEIVSRGPNAGRVRNITCVMQELGYIDHNLEPNYEQITQRIANLPVSSELKGDIQDGLQFCQKFSQCVPDIKRDVAPLSQELIKPMFFFRCYKHKKLEACIMKDIRERFTSEDELDTDGDFRSLPRSARSIREEPLNDPRLEALDEMAVYLYDYLSGGNGLDYDLYL